The Blattabacterium sp. DPU genome includes a window with the following:
- a CDS encoding OmpH family outer membrane protein, which yields MRKNTIFYFLLFLFLFGYHSYSRNSECIKECHNKIVCLNSMGLIEKMPEFSTAQKELDRISKIHENILNKLAKEFHKKAEKFQKNKNPILKKELEILQAKAHAYQKIASDDLTKKQNKLLNPIYKKIENAIHKVINKDKNIIRVDDCSPGKGVLVNKGEDITESVKKELGLK from the coding sequence ATGAGAAAAAATACAATTTTTTATTTTTTATTATTTCTATTTTTATTTGGATATCATTCATATTCTAGGAATTCTGAATGTATTAAAGAATGTCATAATAAAATAGTTTGTCTTAATAGTATGGGATTGATAGAAAAAATGCCAGAATTTTCTACTGCTCAAAAAGAATTAGATAGAATTAGTAAAATTCATGAAAATATTTTAAATAAATTAGCAAAAGAATTTCATAAAAAAGCGGAAAAATTTCAGAAAAATAAAAATCCAATTCTTAAAAAAGAATTAGAAATTTTACAAGCAAAGGCTCATGCTTATCAAAAAATAGCTTCAGATGATTTAACTAAAAAACAAAATAAACTATTAAATCCTATATACAAGAAAATAGAGAATGCGATCCATAAAGTAATCAATAAAGATAAAAATATTATAAGAGTTGATGATTGTAGTCCCGGAAAAGGTGTTTTAGTTAATAAAGGTGAGGATATTACTGAATCCGTTAAAAAAGAATTAGGCCTAAAGTAA
- a CDS encoding hemolysin family protein, translating to MIFHVSIVFITILVSAFFSGMEMAIISSSLFQIELEKENKKGSFHSKLLSKSISNSKKFITTMVIGNTISLVIYGIYMGKIFLYIFPKEFLDNSLWMIFLETIFSATIILIIGEFVPKIIFSVYSNELLSLFIVPAYVIYKIFSPITNSIICISNVFLKILGEQENDKKKIFDKEDLIYFLSENIEKNLKGKNIVESEIEIFHKALDFSEKKARECMVPRKEIVSSNLVFSSIEKIQNILTGSGLSKIVIYKNNIDNIIGYIHYLELLKKPKNIESIIRSVELVYVTTPVREIMDLLIKKKRSIAIVLDEYGGTAGMITMEDILEEFLGDIKDEHDGNLLLDNKLNDNEFLFSARLEIDFINSKYNLDLPQSDKYETLGGLIVTYIGDIPKYGEKIVINKNFYIEIKKVSKNKIEEVFLKKNFLK from the coding sequence ATAATTTTTCATGTTAGTATAGTTTTTATCACCATACTTGTATCTGCTTTTTTTTCTGGAATGGAAATGGCTATAATTTCTTCTAGTTTATTCCAAATAGAATTAGAAAAAGAAAATAAAAAAGGATCTTTTCATTCTAAACTTCTTTCAAAAAGTATTAGTAATTCTAAAAAATTTATTACTACAATGGTAATTGGAAATACTATATCTTTAGTTATATATGGTATTTATATGGGAAAAATATTTTTATATATCTTTCCAAAAGAATTTTTGGATAATTCTTTATGGATGATTTTTTTAGAAACCATTTTTTCTGCTACTATTATTTTAATTATTGGAGAATTTGTTCCAAAAATAATATTTAGTGTGTATTCAAATGAATTGTTGAGTTTATTTATTGTTCCTGCATATGTGATATATAAAATATTTTCCCCTATTACAAACTCTATAATTTGTATTTCTAATGTTTTTCTAAAAATTTTAGGAGAACAAGAAAATGATAAAAAAAAAATTTTTGATAAGGAAGATTTGATTTATTTTTTATCAGAAAATATAGAAAAAAATCTAAAAGGAAAAAATATTGTCGAATCTGAAATTGAAATTTTTCATAAAGCTTTGGATTTTTCAGAAAAAAAAGCGCGAGAATGTATGGTTCCTAGAAAGGAGATTGTTTCTTCTAATTTAGTTTTTTCTTCTATAGAAAAAATTCAAAATATTTTGACTGGAAGTGGATTATCTAAAATCGTAATTTATAAAAATAATATAGATAACATTATAGGTTATATTCATTATTTAGAATTACTTAAAAAACCAAAAAATATTGAATCTATAATTAGATCGGTGGAATTAGTATATGTAACAACTCCTGTAAGAGAAATTATGGATCTGTTAATTAAAAAAAAAAGAAGTATTGCTATAGTTTTAGATGAATATGGAGGGACTGCAGGAATGATAACTATGGAAGATATTTTAGAAGAGTTTCTTGGAGATATTAAGGATGAACATGATGGAAATTTATTATTAGATAATAAATTAAATGACAATGAATTTTTATTTTCTGCACGTTTAGAAATTGATTTTATTAATTCTAAATATAATTTAGATCTTCCTCAATCTGATAAATATGAAACTTTAGGAGGTTTAATTGTAACATATATAGGAGATATTCCAAAATATGGAGAAAAAATTGTTATTAACAAAAATTTTTATATTGAAATTAAAAAAGTATCTAAAAATAAAATAGAAGAAGTTTTTCTTAAAAAAAATTTTTTAAAATGA